The Chloroflexus aggregans DSM 9485 genome segment CCGCCGGCTAATATCGTTCCATCATAATACCAAAGCAGAAGACAATCGAGCAGTATGTCTGCTCACATTGAGGTGTGGTATGACCGAGTTAGGACGGTGGTTAATCGGTACCGGTGTTGTCTTGATCGTCATCGGTCTCATTGTACTGGCCGCCGGTCGATTGCCGTGGCTGGGTCGCCTACCCGGCGATATCCTGATCGAGCGGGATAATCTAACCATCTTCATTCCGTTGGGCACCATGCTGGTCGTGAGTTTGGTCTTGACCGTCATCGCTAACGTGATCGCACGCTGGTGGCGTTGATCGTCGGAAAGGATGGGAATGTATGATCGATCGCGAGATGGTGCAACAGATTCGGTCTGAATTGGGTGCATTGCAGCCGCCGGTTCTCTCGTTATACGTAGCGGTCA includes the following:
- a CDS encoding DUF2905 domain-containing protein, coding for MTELGRWLIGTGVVLIVIGLIVLAAGRLPWLGRLPGDILIERDNLTIFIPLGTMLVVSLVLTVIANVIARWWR